A section of the Archangium lipolyticum genome encodes:
- a CDS encoding restriction endonuclease fold toxin 5 domain-containing protein, with protein sequence MPRSGAVLLFVLLSGCSASTRVVVRLDTGQGEPIVHTPRRDVGPVAVSEKEFKKAVAQYTPAVPSVEWPLEHARQVFGLPERSGWYRYEGGRQRLMASEPGSTRNLRLLPEDEEIERRYLLWCEHTWGGGDCLRLLVDRPFLDGDARYALAMAIAHSKVLGAMKEELASLVSPQGVVATVVGGLTMYAILLALPEPVSKGIAALMTLGAIAYLGWDTVWRLIDGWLVLMKEVDQATTFDAISASGEKFGNVMGEKAARAFVMLAMVAMGNTASGMAATLPKLPGAGQAAVVAETQLGIRFTSPALAQVESVALSAEGVTFALAPNALAMAARGNGGSNAGAQVQPPRSGGPGQWVQTDEYMSESARNYQAQVTGAPKGYAYRVKLGDKEVDFDGFDQGVLLEAKGPGYTQWINKKLEFFGNFQGRDQLLDQAMRQFKAANGTPIRWIVAEEKLAGALRLLFEKEGLPIEVIHISPALRGVAVQ encoded by the coding sequence ATGCCGCGCTCGGGGGCGGTGCTGCTGTTCGTGTTGCTCTCCGGGTGCAGCGCCTCAACGAGGGTCGTCGTCCGCTTGGACACTGGCCAGGGCGAGCCCATTGTCCACACTCCGCGCCGCGATGTGGGGCCGGTGGCGGTGAGCGAAAAGGAGTTCAAGAAGGCCGTCGCGCAATATACCCCCGCTGTGCCTTCAGTCGAGTGGCCCCTGGAGCACGCCCGGCAGGTATTCGGACTTCCCGAGCGAAGCGGCTGGTACCGGTACGAGGGCGGGCGCCAGCGCCTCATGGCCTCGGAGCCGGGGAGCACCAGGAACCTGCGCCTGTTGCCCGAGGACGAGGAGATCGAGCGCCGCTACCTGCTGTGGTGTGAGCACACGTGGGGTGGCGGAGATTGCCTGCGCCTGCTGGTGGACAGGCCCTTCTTGGATGGGGATGCCAGGTACGCGCTGGCCATGGCGATTGCTCACAGCAAGGTACTGGGGGCCATGAAGGAGGAACTGGCCAGTCTGGTGAGTCCCCAGGGAGTGGTGGCCACAGTTGTGGGCGGCCTGACCATGTACGCCATCTTGCTCGCGCTGCCCGAGCCGGTGAGCAAGGGCATCGCCGCGCTGATGACGCTGGGGGCCATCGCCTACCTGGGCTGGGACACGGTGTGGCGGCTGATCGACGGGTGGCTGGTGCTGATGAAGGAAGTGGATCAAGCCACCACTTTCGATGCCATCTCCGCATCCGGAGAGAAGTTCGGGAATGTGATGGGGGAGAAGGCGGCCCGAGCGTTCGTCATGCTGGCGATGGTGGCGATGGGGAACACGGCTTCGGGGATGGCGGCGACGCTGCCGAAGTTGCCAGGAGCCGGGCAGGCGGCGGTGGTGGCCGAGACGCAGCTGGGCATCCGCTTCACGTCTCCGGCTCTGGCTCAGGTGGAGTCTGTCGCCCTCAGCGCCGAGGGCGTCACCTTCGCGCTGGCCCCCAACGCCTTGGCCATGGCAGCGCGGGGTAACGGAGGCAGCAATGCTGGCGCGCAGGTTCAGCCGCCCCGCTCCGGTGGCCCGGGTCAATGGGTCCAGACGGACGAGTACATGTCCGAGAGCGCCCGGAACTATCAAGCCCAGGTGACGGGGGCACCCAAGGGCTACGCCTATCGCGTCAAATTGGGTGACAAGGAAGTGGATTTCGATGGCTTCGACCAGGGGGTTCTCCTCGAGGCCAAGGGCCCCGGCTACACGCAGTGGATCAATAAGAAGCTGGAATTTTTCGGGAACTTCCAAGGGCGCGACCAGCTGCTTGATCAGGCGATGCGCCAGTTCAAAGCCGCCAATGGAACACCCATCCGGTGGATCGTCGCTGAAGAGAAACTCGCGGGTGCACTCAGACTGCTCTTCGAGAAAGAAGGTCTCCCGATTGAGGTCATCCATATTTCTCCGGCTCTACGAGGAGTAGCCGTTCAATGA